In Candidatus Neomarinimicrobiota bacterium, a genomic segment contains:
- a CDS encoding lytic murein transglycosylase, with product MRAKRYIVTSIILLTSLSLAQDGHYQEWSTPVERELVELVAENDLSRRIYGEVVASLRDNDVAPDFVYRTFTHPDIFLEDEVVRRFTHPAETYTYERYRKIFITDDRIFAGAEFFRTHTELIRAVQDRFGVDPFLLLSIIGVESEYGRSAKKFVVFNALHTVIHRIPKKERWVEREMTEYLLYCYHNFVPPLTLYGSYAGAFGYGQFIPSSFNHYAVDFDGDGVRHPFKWPDALGSIANYLVKNGYDRNSSSFVRGSRNWKSILAYNPSYNYARVVVELREAVMAATAE from the coding sequence TATCAGGAGTGGTCCACCCCCGTTGAGAGGGAACTGGTTGAGCTTGTCGCTGAAAACGATCTCAGCCGAAGAATCTACGGCGAAGTTGTGGCATCGCTGAGAGACAACGATGTTGCGCCGGATTTCGTCTACAGGACATTTACTCACCCCGACATCTTCTTGGAGGATGAAGTAGTGCGGCGGTTTACCCATCCGGCTGAAACCTACACCTATGAACGCTACCGCAAAATCTTTATCACAGATGACCGAATATTTGCCGGCGCGGAATTCTTCAGGACACATACTGAGCTTATCAGAGCCGTGCAAGACAGATTCGGCGTCGATCCCTTTCTGCTGTTAAGCATCATCGGTGTGGAATCGGAGTACGGACGGAGCGCGAAGAAATTCGTTGTCTTCAATGCACTGCATACTGTTATCCATCGAATCCCGAAAAAGGAAAGGTGGGTAGAAAGAGAGATGACGGAATATCTTCTCTACTGCTACCATAACTTCGTTCCACCCCTTACGCTCTACGGCTCCTATGCGGGTGCTTTTGGCTACGGACAGTTCATCCCCTCCAGTTTCAATCACTATGCGGTAGATTTCGATGGCGATGGGGTTCGCCACCCATTCAAATGGCCGGATGCATTGGGAAGTATTGCCAACTACCTGGTGAAGAACGGTTACGATAGAAACAGCAGTAGTTTTGTAAGAGGATCGAGGAACTGGAAGTCTATCCTTGCCTACAATCCTTCCTACAACTATGCGAGGGTGGTGGTAGAATTGAGAGAAGCAGTGATGGCGGCAACTGCGGAGTAG